Proteins encoded together in one Candidatus Deferrimicrobium sp. window:
- a CDS encoding acyl-CoA dehydratase activase produces MYLGIDVGSISMKFSLFLPEGSSELSADLRRTFLDPEAIMLPEAGKGYNLSYDRLLGDPVRKVPERLRRWLAILGEGNVRAIAVTGRSGRQLAPLIGGTYENDFRCLVKAITATNPEVRTIFEMGGENAKVIRLEASGDAGLLTVKDYDTNGDCAAGTGSFIDQQAHRMKLQVEQVGEMVAHAASAARIAGRCSVFAKSDMIHAQQKGYSPEEILKGLCDAVARNFKSSINKGKDPVPKIALVGGLFENSGVVRAIRDAFGFSAEDVVLPRGFAHMAALGAAVASSERAKGEEQRIAEGPVVGESAESAFPSWAPLTTENVVFLRDRVQPPPKSEGRPEVFLGIDIGSVSTNFAVTDWKGNLLKEIYVGTQGRPVQVVTDGLKELWDEFGDTISIRGVGTTGSGRELIGELVGADTVQDEITAHKTGSTFISRRYFDASVDTIFEIGGQDSKFIGLENGVVTDFAMNDACAAGTGSFLEEQAERLGIRIKGEFAEMALSSDAPVRMGERCTVFMEQDLNNYLYRGARKHDLVAGLAYSVVMNYLNRVVRGRKIGETIYFQGGTAYNDAVAAAFSQVLGRKIIVPPHNGVIGAIGMALLARDKVRATKEATTFRGFDLSKVDYRRREFVCKGCSNYCDMQEIRIGDSRTYWGDKCSEKYRKAARTETKPVIDDLVARRIEWMDRFVAETPEKGARGTVGFPRAMYFHERFPFWKGVLTRMGFGIKVSPRTDKAIAREGFERTVAEPCYPIQVAHGHVGALLDSGIDFLFLPNVLNSETAHTHTASQFCPWGQTLPFVVASVPK; encoded by the coding sequence TTGTATCTGGGAATCGACGTCGGCTCGATCAGCATGAAGTTTTCCCTGTTTCTGCCGGAAGGTTCGTCGGAACTCTCCGCGGATCTGCGCAGAACGTTTCTCGATCCGGAAGCGATAATGCTCCCCGAGGCGGGGAAGGGGTACAACCTTTCGTACGACCGTCTCCTCGGCGATCCGGTGCGGAAGGTTCCGGAGCGCCTGCGCCGGTGGCTGGCGATTCTAGGGGAGGGGAACGTTCGGGCGATCGCTGTCACCGGGCGGAGCGGCCGGCAGCTCGCGCCGCTCATCGGGGGAACGTACGAGAACGACTTCCGCTGCCTCGTCAAAGCGATCACGGCAACGAATCCGGAGGTCCGCACGATCTTCGAGATGGGCGGGGAGAACGCCAAGGTGATTCGCCTCGAGGCGTCCGGCGACGCCGGCCTCCTCACCGTCAAGGACTACGACACGAACGGCGACTGCGCCGCGGGTACGGGCTCGTTCATCGACCAGCAGGCCCACCGGATGAAGCTGCAGGTGGAACAGGTCGGCGAGATGGTCGCCCACGCCGCGAGCGCGGCGAGGATCGCGGGCAGATGCTCCGTGTTCGCAAAGAGCGACATGATCCACGCCCAGCAGAAAGGGTACTCCCCGGAAGAGATCCTCAAAGGGCTGTGCGACGCGGTCGCTCGCAACTTCAAGAGCAGCATCAACAAGGGGAAGGATCCCGTCCCGAAGATCGCCCTGGTCGGCGGTCTTTTCGAGAATTCCGGGGTCGTCCGTGCGATCCGCGACGCCTTCGGTTTCTCTGCGGAGGATGTCGTGTTGCCGCGCGGCTTCGCCCACATGGCCGCCCTCGGCGCGGCGGTGGCCTCCTCGGAACGTGCGAAAGGAGAGGAGCAGCGGATCGCGGAGGGCCCGGTCGTCGGGGAGTCGGCGGAATCCGCATTCCCCTCGTGGGCGCCCCTCACGACGGAGAACGTCGTCTTTCTGCGCGACCGCGTCCAGCCGCCCCCGAAGTCCGAAGGCCGGCCCGAGGTCTTCCTCGGCATCGACATCGGCTCGGTCTCCACGAACTTCGCGGTGACGGACTGGAAGGGGAACCTCCTCAAGGAGATCTACGTCGGAACGCAGGGACGCCCCGTGCAGGTGGTGACCGACGGATTGAAGGAGCTGTGGGACGAGTTCGGCGACACGATCTCGATCCGCGGCGTGGGGACCACAGGGTCCGGCCGGGAGCTGATCGGCGAACTGGTCGGCGCCGACACGGTACAGGACGAGATCACGGCCCACAAGACCGGCTCCACCTTCATCAGCCGGCGCTATTTCGACGCGTCGGTCGATACGATCTTCGAGATCGGCGGGCAGGACTCCAAGTTCATCGGCCTCGAAAACGGCGTGGTCACCGATTTCGCGATGAACGACGCGTGCGCCGCCGGGACCGGGTCGTTCCTCGAGGAGCAGGCGGAGCGGCTCGGGATCCGGATCAAGGGGGAGTTCGCGGAGATGGCCCTTTCCTCCGACGCCCCCGTTCGCATGGGGGAGCGGTGCACCGTGTTCATGGAGCAGGACCTGAACAACTATCTCTACCGGGGCGCCCGGAAGCACGACCTCGTAGCGGGCCTCGCGTACTCGGTCGTCATGAATTATCTCAACCGCGTGGTGCGCGGCCGGAAGATCGGCGAGACGATCTACTTCCAGGGGGGGACGGCGTACAACGACGCGGTGGCCGCTGCCTTCTCCCAGGTGCTGGGCCGCAAGATCATCGTTCCCCCGCACAACGGGGTGATCGGGGCGATCGGAATGGCGCTGCTCGCCCGGGACAAGGTCCGGGCGACGAAGGAGGCCACGACGTTCCGGGGCTTCGACCTCTCGAAGGTCGACTACCGGCGGAGGGAGTTCGTCTGCAAGGGGTGCAGCAACTACTGCGACATGCAGGAGATCCGGATCGGGGACAGCCGCACCTATTGGGGCGACAAGTGCTCCGAGAAGTACCGCAAGGCCGCCCGCACCGAAACGAAGCCGGTGATCGACGACCTGGTGGCGCGCCGGATCGAGTGGATGGACCGGTTCGTCGCCGAAACCCCGGAGAAAGGGGCGCGGGGGACCGTGGGGTTCCCCCGGGCGATGTATTTCCACGAGCGGTTCCCCTTCTGGAAGGGGGTCCTCACCCGGATGGGGTTCGGCATCAAGGTGTCGCCGCGCACCGACAAGGCGATCGCCCGCGAGGGATTCGAGCGGACCGTCGCCGAGCCGTGCTACCCGATCCAGGTGGCCCACGGGCACGTGGGAGCGCTGCTGGACTCCGGCATCGACTTCCTCTTCCTGCCGAACGTGCTCAACTCGGAGACGGCCCATACCCACACGGCGTCGCAATTCTGTCCCTGGGGGCAGACGCTGCCGTTCGTCGTCGCCTCCGTCCCAAAGTG